In Ectothiorhodospiraceae bacterium 2226, a single window of DNA contains:
- a CDS encoding helix-turn-helix domain-containing protein has translation MSDTEHVQESAERLGAGARLRAAREARGQTVQQAAQALRLEARVVQALEAEERAALPADMFIKGYLRAYARHLGLDPDTVVGEFPLDLHDPALMPNITRPQVRSSDAPVRLVTYAVVLGLVALLAIWWATQGSDRFAERLPVEDAGGSVTVAAGDAVPDEVAGPEPLAEPPIVEPAAPAPAPTAASERAAAPAPEPAPQVQSAPADALAARREAAPAANEAAPRVAAAAPKSRLVLRFEADSWTEVTDASGERLAYNLVAAGRELSLEGEPPFTVFLGYSPGVAVTYDGARFDQSRYNRANDAARFRIGQARH, from the coding sequence ATGAGCGACACTGAACACGTACAGGAATCGGCCGAGCGCTTGGGCGCCGGCGCGCGGCTGCGGGCCGCGCGCGAGGCCCGCGGTCAGACCGTGCAGCAGGCCGCTCAGGCGTTGCGGCTGGAGGCGCGGGTGGTGCAGGCGCTGGAAGCGGAGGAGCGGGCGGCACTGCCGGCCGACATGTTTATCAAGGGCTACCTGCGCGCCTACGCGCGCCACCTGGGGCTGGACCCCGATACCGTCGTGGGCGAGTTTCCGCTGGACCTCCATGACCCCGCCCTGATGCCGAACATCACCCGTCCGCAGGTGCGCAGCAGCGATGCCCCGGTGCGACTGGTGACCTATGCGGTGGTGCTGGGCTTGGTCGCGCTATTGGCGATCTGGTGGGCCACGCAGGGCTCGGACCGCTTCGCCGAGCGGCTGCCGGTCGAGGACGCGGGCGGCTCGGTCACGGTAGCCGCGGGGGACGCGGTGCCCGATGAGGTTGCCGGCCCAGAGCCGCTCGCCGAGCCGCCGATTGTGGAGCCGGCGGCCCCGGCGCCCGCGCCGACGGCGGCCTCCGAACGCGCGGCGGCCCCCGCCCCGGAACCGGCCCCGCAGGTGCAAAGCGCGCCCGCGGACGCCCTCGCGGCGCGGCGCGAAGCCGCGCCGGCGGCCAATGAGGCGGCCCCGCGGGTCGCCGCAGCGGCGCCCAAGTCGCGCCTGGTGCTGCGCTTCGAGGCCGATTCCTGGACCGAAGTGACCGACGCGAGCGGCGAGCGCCTGGCCTATAACCTGGTGGCGGCCGGGCGTGAGTTGAGCCTCGAGGGTGAGCCGCCGTTCACGGTATTCCTGGGCTATTCGCCCGGCGTGGCAGTGACCTACGACGGTGCGCGCTTCGACCAGTCACGCTACAATCGCGCGAATGATGCGGCGCGTTTTCGCATCGGCCAAGCGCGCCACTAG
- the ndk gene encoding nucleoside-diphosphate kinase, whose protein sequence is MATERTLSIIKPDGVAKNVIGEIYSRFEKGGLRIVAAKMLQLSREQAEAFYAVHKERPFYNDLVSFMTSGPVMVQVLEGENAVARNRELMGATNPKDAAPGTIRADFAETVDENAVHGSDAAETAREEIAFFFKPEELCARTR, encoded by the coding sequence ATGGCCACAGAACGTACCCTCTCCATCATCAAGCCCGACGGCGTCGCCAAGAACGTGATCGGCGAAATCTACAGCCGCTTCGAGAAGGGCGGGTTGCGCATCGTCGCCGCCAAGATGTTGCAGCTGTCGCGCGAGCAGGCCGAAGCCTTCTACGCGGTGCACAAGGAACGCCCGTTCTACAACGACTTGGTGAGCTTCATGACCTCCGGCCCGGTGATGGTGCAGGTGCTCGAGGGGGAGAACGCGGTGGCTCGCAATCGTGAGCTGATGGGCGCCACGAACCCGAAGGATGCCGCGCCCGGCACCATTCGCGCCGATTTCGCCGAGACCGTCGACGAGAACGCCGTGCATGGTTCGGACGCCGCGGAGACTGCCCGGGAGGAGATCGCTTTCTTCTTCAAGCCCGAGGAATTGTGCGCGCGGACGCGCTGA
- the cysE gene encoding serine O-acetyltransferase: MFGRLREDLRCIRERDPAARHALEILTTYPGLHAIYLHRLSHALWQWRLKWLARVLSTVGRWLTGIEIHPGAKIGRRFFIDHGMGVVIGETAEIGDDCTLYHGVTLGGTSWQKGKRHPTLGADVVVGAGAKVLGPITLGEGARVGSNAVVVKDVPAGATVVGIPGRVVRKSGPVVEVDARRRAMAQKIGFDAYGTTQDMPDPVANAIDCVLDHMHATDKQLEILWHAMQRLDPKFHGTAPESAACSVDLESQKPGGPEQEAAAGRK; this comes from the coding sequence ATGTTTGGCCGGCTGCGCGAAGACCTTCGCTGCATCAGGGAGCGGGATCCTGCCGCGCGTCATGCACTGGAGATTCTCACCACCTATCCCGGCCTGCATGCGATTTATCTGCACCGCCTGAGTCACGCGCTGTGGCAGTGGCGCCTGAAGTGGCTGGCGCGCGTGCTTTCGACGGTCGGTCGCTGGTTGACGGGAATCGAGATTCATCCAGGGGCCAAGATCGGCCGGCGGTTCTTCATCGACCACGGCATGGGCGTGGTGATCGGCGAGACCGCGGAGATCGGCGACGACTGCACCCTGTACCACGGTGTGACCTTGGGCGGCACCAGCTGGCAGAAGGGCAAGCGTCATCCGACGCTCGGCGCGGACGTGGTGGTGGGCGCGGGCGCCAAGGTGCTCGGGCCGATCACGCTGGGCGAGGGCGCGCGGGTGGGCTCGAACGCCGTGGTGGTCAAGGACGTGCCCGCCGGCGCCACCGTAGTGGGCATCCCGGGGCGCGTGGTGCGCAAAAGCGGGCCGGTGGTGGAGGTCGATGCGCGCCGTCGCGCGATGGCGCAGAAGATCGGCTTCGACGCCTACGGCACCACACAGGACATGCCCGATCCGGTGGCTAATGCCATCGATTGCGTACTCGATCACATGCACGCGACGGATAAGCAGCTGGAGATCCTGTGGCATGCCATGCAGCGCCTCGACCCGAAGTTCCACGGGACGGCGCCCGAGTCGGCCGCCTGCAGCGTGGATCTGGAGAGCCAGAAGCCCGGCGGCCCCGAGCAGGAAGCGGCCGCGGGCCGCAAGTAG
- the secF gene encoding protein translocase subunit SecF: MWLIKKNPEFDFMGKRKLALFISIVLIVVSIVALATRGLNLGLDFTGGTLVEAGYPHAVELSEVRAVLAEAGFDDAVVQHFGTARDVLVRLAPREGVQAATLAEQVFAVLDASVEGEVDRRRQEFVGPQVGDELTEDGALAMLYALILVMIYVALRFEYRFALGSVAALIHDVIITFGIFALFQLSFDLTVLAAILAVIGYSLNDTIVVFDRIRENFRRLRKGTPAHVMNVSINQTLSRTLVTGVTTLLVLLTLLLIGGELMRNFAIALIIGVVVGTYSSIYVASPVALALGVSKADLMPVKKEGEGEGEGRPEP, from the coding sequence ATGTGGCTGATCAAGAAGAACCCCGAGTTCGACTTCATGGGCAAGCGCAAGCTGGCCCTGTTCATCTCGATAGTGCTGATCGTGGTGTCGATAGTGGCGCTGGCCACGCGCGGTCTGAACCTGGGGCTGGATTTCACCGGCGGCACGCTGGTTGAAGCGGGCTATCCGCATGCGGTGGAGTTGTCCGAAGTGCGCGCGGTGCTGGCCGAGGCGGGCTTCGATGATGCGGTGGTACAGCACTTTGGTACCGCGCGGGACGTGCTGGTGCGGCTCGCGCCGCGCGAGGGTGTGCAGGCCGCCACCCTGGCCGAGCAGGTGTTCGCGGTCCTCGATGCCTCGGTGGAGGGTGAGGTCGATCGGCGCCGCCAGGAGTTCGTGGGGCCGCAGGTGGGCGACGAGCTCACCGAAGACGGTGCGCTAGCCATGCTCTACGCGCTGATTCTGGTGATGATCTATGTGGCGCTGCGCTTCGAGTACCGCTTCGCGCTGGGCTCGGTGGCGGCGTTGATACACGACGTGATCATCACCTTCGGTATCTTCGCCCTGTTCCAACTCAGCTTCGACCTCACGGTACTGGCGGCCATCCTGGCGGTGATCGGCTATTCGCTCAACGACACCATCGTGGTGTTCGACCGCATCCGCGAGAACTTTCGGCGTCTGCGCAAGGGCACGCCGGCACACGTGATGAACGTGTCGATCAACCAAACCCTGTCGCGCACCTTGGTCACCGGCGTCACCACCTTGCTGGTGCTGCTGACCCTGCTGCTGATCGGCGGTGAACTGATGCGCAACTTCGCCATCGCGCTGATCATCGGCGTGGTGGTGGGTACCTACTCGTCGATCTACGTCGCGAGCCCCGTCGCGCTGGCGCTGGGTGTCAGCAAGGCGGATCTGATGCCCGTCAAGAAAGAGGGTGAAGGGGAAGGCGAAGGGCGCCCGGAGCCCTGA
- the pilW gene encoding type IV pilus biogenesis/stability protein PilW produces MRASTRTLVLAGMLIVLLAGCASKGPREEQSGPAELNAELGLAYMQQGELELALNKLQRALQHNPRLDRAHHYLAELYRRLDEPEKAEQHFARAVRLAPRDAALHNNYGVFLCSQGEYQRASKHFHTALRNPVYNAPAQTYENLGVCSKRNGDAEQAASYFRSALQLDPHLPTALVALMELKYEQGEHLEARRYLQRYREVGPHTAETLWLAVRNEYALGDQNAVSSLRMQLNNRFPDSDEARLMREWERTRHERH; encoded by the coding sequence ATGAGAGCATCGACCAGAACCTTGGTTCTGGCAGGGATGCTGATTGTTTTGCTGGCAGGATGTGCCAGCAAGGGTCCACGGGAAGAGCAGAGCGGTCCGGCTGAGTTGAATGCCGAACTCGGTCTGGCCTACATGCAGCAGGGCGAACTGGAACTCGCACTGAACAAACTGCAGCGGGCGTTGCAGCACAATCCGCGCCTGGACCGGGCCCACCACTACCTCGCCGAGTTGTATCGGCGTCTGGACGAGCCGGAGAAGGCCGAGCAGCATTTCGCGCGCGCCGTGCGGCTGGCCCCGCGAGACGCCGCCTTGCACAACAACTACGGCGTGTTCTTGTGCTCCCAGGGGGAGTACCAGCGCGCCTCCAAGCACTTCCACACGGCGCTGCGCAACCCGGTCTACAACGCCCCGGCGCAGACCTACGAAAACCTGGGCGTGTGCAGTAAGCGCAATGGCGACGCGGAACAGGCGGCGTCTTACTTTCGGTCGGCGCTGCAACTCGATCCACACTTGCCTACGGCGCTCGTGGCGCTGATGGAGCTCAAGTACGAGCAGGGCGAGCACCTGGAGGCGCGACGTTACCTCCAGCGGTATCGGGAGGTCGGTCCGCATACGGCCGAGACGCTGTGGCTCGCGGTGCGCAACGAGTACGCGCTGGGCGATCAGAATGCGGTGTCCAGCCTTCGCATGCAGTTGAACAACCGCTTTCCGGATTCGGACGAAGCGCGCCTGATGCGCGAATGGGAACGCACGCGACATGAGCGACACTGA
- the rlmN gene encoding 23S rRNA (adenine(2503)-C(2))-methyltransferase RlmN, giving the protein MDQAAQSDRPQAAGTQEGNARLNLFGLNRAAMEAYFVDLGEKPFRATQVLKWIHQLGVTDFDAMTNLSKALRARLAERCEIRPPEVRLEQTSADGTRKWLLSVDGGSAIETVFIPEAGRGTLCVSSQVGCSLNCSFCSTGAQGFNRNLTTAEIIAQVWVAKRALEGDPDGARRDSPAAERVITNVVMMGMGEPLLNFDNVVPAMDIMMDDFAYGLSKRRVTLSTAGVVPMLDRLAQESDVALAVSLHAPNDALRNELVPLNKKYPIAELLAACKRYVAADSRRRITFEYVMLEGVNDSLEHARELIRVLRGVPSKVNLIPFNPFPQARYRRSSQSRIDRFRDVLLAAGLTTITRKTRGDDIDAACGQLAGRVQDRTRRSQRLQRVQEVR; this is encoded by the coding sequence ATGGATCAGGCAGCACAGTCAGACCGCCCCCAGGCCGCGGGAACCCAGGAAGGGAACGCGCGCCTCAATCTGTTCGGCCTCAACCGTGCCGCGATGGAGGCCTATTTCGTCGACCTCGGCGAGAAGCCCTTCCGCGCCACGCAGGTGTTGAAGTGGATACACCAGCTTGGTGTCACCGACTTCGACGCCATGACCAACCTCAGCAAGGCACTGCGGGCGCGGCTGGCCGAGCGTTGTGAGATCCGCCCCCCCGAGGTGCGATTGGAGCAGACCTCGGCCGACGGTACGCGCAAGTGGTTGCTGAGCGTGGACGGCGGCAGCGCGATCGAGACGGTATTCATCCCCGAGGCCGGGCGCGGCACGCTGTGCGTGTCCTCGCAGGTCGGCTGTAGCCTCAACTGCTCGTTCTGCTCGACCGGGGCTCAGGGCTTCAACCGCAATCTGACCACCGCGGAGATCATCGCGCAGGTGTGGGTCGCGAAGCGTGCGTTGGAAGGGGATCCGGACGGCGCGCGGCGGGATTCTCCGGCCGCCGAGCGCGTGATCACCAACGTGGTGATGATGGGAATGGGCGAGCCGCTGCTCAACTTCGACAACGTGGTGCCCGCCATGGACATCATGATGGACGATTTCGCCTATGGCCTGTCCAAGCGGCGCGTGACGTTGAGCACCGCGGGCGTCGTGCCCATGCTCGATCGCTTGGCCCAGGAGAGCGACGTGGCGCTGGCGGTCTCGCTGCACGCGCCCAACGATGCGCTGCGAAACGAACTCGTGCCGCTCAACAAGAAGTACCCTATCGCGGAGCTGTTGGCGGCCTGCAAACGCTACGTGGCGGCGGATTCGCGCCGGCGCATCACCTTCGAGTACGTCATGCTCGAGGGCGTCAATGACAGCCTGGAGCACGCGCGCGAACTCATCCGGGTGCTGCGTGGCGTGCCTTCGAAGGTGAATCTGATCCCGTTCAACCCCTTTCCTCAGGCCCGCTATCGGCGCTCCTCGCAGTCCCGCATCGATCGCTTCCGCGACGTGCTGCTGGCCGCGGGCCTGACCACCATTACACGCAAGACACGCGGTGACGATATCGACGCCGCCTGCGGTCAGCTCGCAGGCCGGGTACAAGATCGGACGCGCCGCAGCCAACGCCTACAGAGGGTGCAGGAGGTGAGATGA
- the suhB gene encoding inositol-1-monophosphatase, with amino-acid sequence MHPLLNIAVRAARSAGNVIARSVDQLDTLNVVQKAQNDFVSEIDRRAEQEIVRIIREAYPQHGILAEESGAQGLDEEYVWIIDPLDGTTNFLHGFPQFAVSVAVQQRGRLYQGVIYDPLRQELFTASRGAGAQLNSRRIRVTSRRSLDGSLIGTGFPFKDLEHLDAYLETFRAMLPKTAGIRRAGAAALDLAYVAAGRLDGFWEIGLKPWDMAAGVLMIQEAGGLVGDFAGGHGYMESGNVVGGNPKVFKAILQTIQPHLGEALTR; translated from the coding sequence ATGCACCCCCTGCTGAACATCGCCGTTCGTGCCGCGCGCAGCGCGGGCAACGTCATTGCACGTTCGGTCGACCAGCTGGACACGCTCAACGTCGTGCAGAAGGCGCAGAACGACTTCGTCAGCGAGATTGATCGCCGCGCCGAGCAGGAGATCGTGCGCATCATCCGCGAGGCCTACCCCCAGCACGGCATCCTGGCCGAGGAAAGCGGCGCGCAGGGGCTGGACGAGGAGTATGTGTGGATCATCGACCCGCTCGACGGGACCACCAATTTTCTACACGGGTTTCCGCAGTTCGCCGTCTCGGTGGCCGTGCAGCAGCGCGGGCGTTTGTACCAGGGCGTGATCTACGACCCCCTGCGCCAGGAGTTGTTCACCGCTTCACGCGGCGCCGGCGCGCAGCTCAACAGCCGCCGCATCCGCGTCACCAGCCGCCGCAGCCTCGACGGCTCGCTGATTGGTACCGGCTTCCCCTTCAAGGACCTTGAGCACCTCGACGCCTACCTCGAGACGTTTCGCGCGATGCTCCCCAAGACCGCGGGTATCCGTCGCGCCGGTGCCGCGGCGCTGGACCTCGCCTACGTCGCGGCCGGGCGCCTGGATGGGTTCTGGGAGATCGGGCTCAAGCCCTGGGATATGGCGGCGGGCGTGCTGATGATCCAGGAGGCAGGCGGGCTGGTCGGCGACTTCGCCGGCGGCCACGGCTATATGGAAAGCGGTAACGTGGTTGGCGGCAACCCCAAGGTCTTCAAGGCCATTCTGCAGACCATCCAGCCGCACCTCGGCGAGGCTTTGACCCGCTGA
- the secD gene encoding protein translocase subunit SecD, with protein sequence MNRTPLWKYLLILAIVVVGVVYALPNLFGEDPSLQVSPPRTATLDAAARERIMDSLQQANLTPRAVDEVERGILVRFEETEDQLRANDIVRAALGPEYTVALNLAPNTPDWLSALRAAPMYLGLDLRGGVHFLLEVDMEAAVHQALERYVNTFRSMLRDQRIRYLSVAREGGAVEIGFRDAAERERAQRHLGGEFRALEFTTAERGENFFLYARLSEDEQREIQRFAVQQNITTLRNRVNELGVAEPIIQQQGESRIVVQLPGVQDTARAKEILGTTATLEFRLAVGTHDQWQEAAQTGRVPFDARLYRERDGSPVLLSRQVIVTGDQITDASSGFDQEGGRPAVFVSLDGQGARAMSQTTRDNIGRPMAVVFIENRVETVMVGGEAQQRTRRVEEVISVATIQGHFSRRFQITGVGSPEQARDLALLLRAGALAAPIQIVEERTVGPSLGADNIEQGFRSVVIGFVLVLAFMALWYRGFGLVANLALGLNLVIIVAVLSMLQATLTLPGIAGIVLTVGMAVDANVLIFERIREELRNGSSPHASIVAGYDKAFSSIADANITTILAAIVLFMFGTGPIKGFAITLTIGIATSMFTAIVCTRAVVNYFVGGRRMRRLSI encoded by the coding sequence ATGAACCGTACTCCGCTCTGGAAGTATCTCCTCATCCTCGCCATCGTCGTGGTGGGCGTGGTGTATGCGCTGCCCAACCTGTTCGGCGAGGACCCCTCTCTGCAGGTCTCACCGCCGCGTACCGCGACGCTCGACGCCGCCGCGCGCGAGCGCATCATGGACTCGTTGCAGCAGGCCAACCTGACCCCGCGCGCGGTGGACGAGGTCGAGCGCGGCATCCTGGTGCGCTTCGAGGAGACCGAAGATCAGCTGCGCGCCAACGACATCGTGCGTGCCGCGCTGGGCCCGGAGTACACGGTGGCCCTCAATCTGGCGCCCAACACGCCGGACTGGCTGAGCGCGCTGCGTGCCGCGCCCATGTACCTGGGGCTCGACCTGCGCGGGGGCGTGCACTTCCTGCTGGAAGTGGATATGGAGGCGGCGGTCCACCAGGCGCTGGAACGTTACGTCAACACCTTCCGGTCCATGCTGCGCGACCAGCGCATCCGCTACCTGAGCGTGGCGCGCGAGGGCGGCGCGGTGGAGATCGGCTTCCGTGATGCCGCCGAGCGCGAACGCGCGCAGCGCCACCTGGGCGGCGAGTTCCGTGCGCTCGAGTTCACCACCGCCGAGCGGGGCGAGAACTTCTTTCTTTATGCCCGTCTGTCCGAAGACGAGCAGCGCGAGATCCAGCGCTTCGCGGTGCAGCAGAACATCACCACCCTGCGCAACCGCGTGAACGAACTCGGCGTGGCCGAGCCGATCATCCAGCAGCAGGGCGAGAGCCGTATCGTGGTTCAGCTGCCGGGGGTGCAGGACACGGCGCGCGCCAAGGAGATCCTGGGCACCACGGCGACGCTCGAGTTCCGCCTCGCGGTCGGCACGCACGACCAGTGGCAGGAGGCGGCGCAGACGGGCCGGGTGCCGTTCGACGCGCGGCTGTATCGCGAGCGCGACGGCTCGCCGGTGCTGCTGAGCCGGCAGGTGATCGTCACCGGCGATCAGATCACCGACGCCTCGTCCGGCTTCGATCAGGAGGGCGGGCGCCCCGCGGTGTTCGTCAGCCTGGACGGGCAGGGCGCGCGCGCCATGAGCCAGACCACGCGCGACAACATCGGCCGCCCCATGGCGGTGGTGTTCATCGAAAACCGGGTCGAAACCGTCATGGTCGGCGGCGAGGCGCAGCAGCGCACCCGTCGCGTGGAAGAGGTGATCAGTGTGGCCACGATTCAGGGCCACTTCAGCCGCCGCTTCCAGATCACCGGCGTCGGCAGCCCCGAGCAGGCGCGCGACCTCGCGCTCTTGCTGCGTGCCGGCGCGCTCGCCGCGCCCATCCAGATCGTCGAGGAGCGCACCGTCGGCCCGAGCCTGGGCGCGGACAACATCGAGCAGGGCTTCCGCTCGGTGGTGATCGGCTTCGTGTTGGTGCTGGCGTTCATGGCGCTGTGGTACCGCGGTTTCGGGCTGGTGGCCAACCTCGCGCTGGGGCTGAACCTGGTCATCATCGTGGCGGTGCTGTCGATGCTGCAGGCCACACTCACCCTGCCGGGTATCGCCGGCATCGTGCTAACCGTGGGTATGGCGGTGGACGCCAACGTGCTGATCTTCGAGCGAATACGCGAGGAGCTGCGTAACGGAAGCAGTCCGCACGCGAGCATCGTGGCGGGCTACGACAAGGCATTCTCGAGTATCGCCGACGCCAACATCACCACGATTCTGGCGGCCATCGTGCTGTTCATGTTCGGCACCGGCCCGATTAAAGGCTTCGCGATCACGCTAACGATCGGTATCGCGACCTCCATGTTCACCGCCATCGTCTGCACCCGCGCGGTGGTCAACTACTTCGTCGGCGGGCGCCGTATGCGCCGGCTGTCGATCTGA
- the ispG gene encoding flavodoxin-dependent (E)-4-hydroxy-3-methylbut-2-enyl-diphosphate synthase: MQFHGAIQRRSSRQIMVGDVPVGGGAPIAVQSMTNTETCDVEATVAQIERLERAGADIVRVSVPTMEAAEAFGRIKQRVRVPLVADIHFDYRIALRVAELGVDCLRINPGNIGREDRVQAVVSAARDRGIPIRIGVNAGSLEKDLQKKYGEPTSEALVESALRHIEILDRLDFQDFKVSLKASEIFMTVGAYRLLAKQIEQPLHLGITEAGGLRAGTVKSSIGLGMLLADGIGDTIRISLAADPVEEVKVGFDILKSLHLRNKGINLIACPSCSRQNFDVIATVNALEERLEDVLEPMDVAVIGCVVNGPGEAREANIGLAGGSPNLLYIGGKPHHKVGNEGLVDELERVVRAELARRAEAGEAEPGRPVIPIKAV; the protein is encoded by the coding sequence ATGCAGTTCCACGGTGCAATACAGCGACGCTCTTCCCGCCAGATCATGGTCGGCGATGTGCCGGTCGGCGGCGGGGCGCCCATCGCCGTGCAGAGCATGACCAATACCGAGACCTGTGACGTCGAGGCAACGGTGGCGCAGATCGAGCGTCTGGAACGCGCGGGCGCCGACATCGTGCGCGTGTCCGTGCCCACCATGGAGGCCGCCGAGGCGTTCGGGCGCATCAAGCAACGGGTGCGGGTGCCGCTGGTGGCGGACATTCATTTCGATTACCGCATCGCGCTGCGCGTGGCCGAGTTGGGCGTGGACTGCCTGCGCATCAACCCGGGCAACATCGGGCGTGAGGATCGCGTGCAGGCGGTGGTGAGCGCCGCGCGCGACCGCGGCATCCCCATCCGCATCGGGGTGAACGCCGGCTCGCTCGAGAAGGATCTACAGAAGAAGTACGGCGAGCCCACCAGCGAGGCGCTCGTCGAATCCGCCCTGCGCCACATCGAGATCCTCGACCGGCTCGACTTCCAGGACTTCAAGGTCAGCCTGAAGGCCTCCGAGATCTTTATGACCGTGGGCGCGTACCGCCTGCTGGCCAAGCAGATCGAGCAGCCGTTGCACCTCGGCATCACTGAAGCGGGCGGCCTGCGCGCGGGCACCGTGAAGTCGTCCATCGGGCTCGGCATGCTGCTCGCCGACGGCATCGGCGACACCATCCGCATCTCGCTCGCCGCCGATCCGGTGGAGGAGGTGAAGGTCGGCTTCGACATCCTGAAGAGCCTGCACCTGCGCAACAAGGGCATCAACCTCATCGCCTGCCCGTCCTGCTCGCGACAGAACTTCGACGTGATCGCCACGGTGAACGCCCTCGAGGAGCGCTTGGAGGATGTACTCGAGCCCATGGACGTCGCGGTCATCGGCTGCGTGGTCAATGGCCCGGGCGAGGCCCGCGAGGCCAACATCGGCCTGGCTGGCGGTAGCCCGAATCTGCTCTATATCGGCGGCAAGCCGCATCACAAGGTCGGCAACGAGGGTCTGGTCGACGAGCTCGAGCGGGTGGTGCGCGCCGAACTTGCACGTCGCGCCGAAGCGGGGGAGGCAGAGCCCGGGCGCCCCGTGATCCCCATCAAGGCCGTCTGA
- a CDS encoding iron-sulfur cluster assembly accessory protein: MAVSLTPAAASRVKNFIEKRGSGEGLRVAVQRTGCSGYMYVVDYAEAVAPEDKVFESHGVKVIVDPSSLMYLEGTEVDYRREGLNEGFKFNNPNVKDECGCGESFNI, from the coding sequence ATGGCAGTCAGTCTCACCCCCGCGGCCGCCAGCCGCGTCAAGAACTTCATCGAGAAGCGCGGCTCCGGCGAGGGACTGCGCGTGGCGGTGCAGCGTACGGGCTGTTCCGGCTACATGTACGTCGTCGACTACGCCGAGGCGGTGGCGCCCGAGGACAAGGTGTTCGAGAGTCACGGTGTGAAGGTGATCGTCGACCCGAGCAGCCTGATGTACCTCGAAGGCACCGAGGTCGATTACCGGCGCGAGGGCCTCAACGAGGGATTCAAGTTCAACAACCCCAACGTCAAGGACGAGTGCGGGTGCGGAGAGAGTTTCAATATCTGA
- the iscR gene encoding Fe-S cluster assembly transcriptional regulator IscR has translation MKLTTKGRYAVTAMLDLALHYTDGPITLADISRRQGISLSYLEQLFARLRKHGLVESARGPGGGYRLSRAAAHIAVADVITAVDEKVDATRCGGASNCQGEERCLTHDLWADLSNQIHSFLSNITLGELVERRAVREVATRQDIKVARFVRP, from the coding sequence ATGAAGTTGACGACCAAGGGGCGTTACGCCGTCACCGCAATGCTGGATCTCGCCTTGCATTACACGGATGGCCCGATCACTCTGGCCGATATCTCGCGGCGCCAGGGCATCTCGCTGTCGTATCTTGAGCAGCTGTTTGCACGGTTGCGCAAGCACGGGCTGGTCGAGAGCGCGCGCGGGCCGGGCGGCGGCTATCGCTTGAGCCGCGCCGCCGCACACATTGCGGTGGCGGACGTCATCACCGCCGTGGACGAGAAGGTGGACGCCACGCGCTGCGGGGGGGCCTCCAACTGCCAAGGCGAGGAGCGCTGCCTGACCCACGATCTATGGGCGGATCTCAGCAACCAGATCCACAGTTTCCTGAGCAACATCACCCTCGGCGAACTGGTGGAGCGGCGCGCGGTGCGCGAGGTCGCCACGCGCCAGGATATTAAGGTGGCGCGCTTCGTGCGTCCTTAG
- a CDS encoding RNA methyltransferase codes for MSLSQIRFVLVNTSHPGNIGATARALKNMGLERLYLVDPLEYPHAEATARASGADDLLARAVVCATLEEAVADCALVLGASARLRTLPWPVVEPREAAARAMALAGEAQVAVVLGREHSGLTNQELERCNALVHIPSNPRYSSLNVAAAAQVLAYELHLAAREAPPAPETDGPLATGADMEGLYAHLEQVLVEVDYLDPGNPRQLMRRLRRLFNRAQLERMELNILRGVLTAVQKKTGR; via the coding sequence ATGAGCCTCTCGCAGATTCGCTTTGTCCTGGTCAACACCTCGCATCCCGGCAATATCGGGGCGACGGCGCGCGCGCTCAAGAATATGGGCCTGGAGCGGCTGTACCTGGTCGACCCGCTGGAGTACCCGCATGCCGAGGCCACCGCGCGTGCCTCGGGGGCCGACGACCTGCTCGCCCGCGCCGTGGTGTGCGCGACGCTGGAGGAGGCCGTGGCCGACTGCGCCTTGGTGCTCGGAGCGAGCGCCCGCCTGCGCACCTTGCCTTGGCCGGTGGTCGAGCCGCGCGAGGCCGCCGCGCGGGCGATGGCGTTGGCGGGCGAGGCGCAGGTGGCGGTGGTGCTCGGGCGCGAGCATTCGGGCCTGACCAACCAGGAACTGGAACGCTGCAACGCGCTGGTGCACATCCCGAGCAATCCCCGCTACAGCTCGCTCAACGTGGCAGCCGCCGCGCAGGTGCTGGCCTACGAGTTGCACTTGGCGGCGCGCGAGGCGCCTCCGGCGCCGGAGACGGACGGGCCGCTCGCTACCGGCGCCGACATGGAGGGGCTATACGCTCACCTCGAGCAGGTGCTGGTAGAGGTCGACTACCTGGATCCCGGCAACCCGCGCCAACTGATGCGCCGCTTGCGCCGGCTGTTCAACCGGGCGCAACTTGAGCGCATGGAACTCAACATCCTGCGCGGGGTGTTGACCGCGGTGCAGAAGAAAACCGGACGCTGA